A single window of Ovis aries strain OAR_USU_Benz2616 breed Rambouillet chromosome 24, ARS-UI_Ramb_v3.0, whole genome shotgun sequence DNA harbors:
- the ARMC5 gene encoding armadillo repeat-containing protein 5 — MAAAKSTPTDSLSFCLAQLTAAAGEGLGGGKDTATSETPLGRALLALRTRHVKAAGGIERFRARGGLRPLLALLRRAATAGPAPSQGGAGSAPSSVESAASSGPAPSPGSAPSSASPATPSPPARLRKTLDLALSILANCCTEGACRAEVRRLGGILPLVTILQCVKTDSIQNRTARALGNLAMEPESCGDIHCAGAVPLLVESLTAFQDSQCRQSVVRALRNLADSPQHRLALAQQGAVRPLAELLAAAPDPALTLALVRALLELSRGCSRACAEQLSLGGGLGPLVGLASHPKRAVREATILILANLCAQGLVRPALGNAGGVEVLLGELRRRRGLNGASPASQQPLVRAVCLLCREAINRARLRDAGGLELLMGLLRDPRASAWHPRVVAALVGFLYDTGALGRLQALGLVPLLAGQLCGEAGDEEEEGREAASWDFPEERTPERAEAGSFRSLQSWLISEGYAAGPGDISPDWSPECCPPPPEPADLTSPTSLRTPRALRPPGRSPTASAAEEPWGREGPALLLLSRFSQAPDPSGALVTGPALCGLLAYVTGAPGPPSPRALRILARLTCNPACLEAFVRSYGAALLRAWLVLGVAPDDWPALRTRPARRSQHQHRELGEMLLQNLTVQAESPFGVGALTHLLLSGSPEDRVACALTLPFICRKPSLWRRLLLDQGGLRLLLSALTRPAPHPLFLFFAADSLSCLQGLVSPTGSPAVLPAIPLDLDPPSPCLYEPLLGPAPMPAPDLHFLLDSGLRLPAQRAASATASPFFRALLAGSFAEAQMDLVPLRGLSPSAAWPILHHLHGCRGCGAALGPVPPPGQPLLGSEAEEALEAAGRFLLPGLEEELEEAVGRIHLGPQGGPESVGEVFRLGRPRLAAHCARWTLGPGQCPRKRALALVGLVEAAGEEAGPLTEALLAVVMGVESGGKGPNLD, encoded by the exons ATGGCGGCTGCGAAGTCAACCCCCACGGACTCGCTCTCGTTCTGCCTCGCGCAGCTCACGGCGGCGGCCGGGGAGGGTCTAGGTGGGGGAAAGGACACAGCTACCAGCGAGACACCCTTGGGCCGTGCGCTCTTAGCCCTCCGTACGCGCCACGTCAAGGCAGCCGGGGGAATAGAGCGCTTCCGGGCACGCGGCGGGCTCCGCCCCCTTCTCGCGCTGCTACGGCGAGCGGCTACAGCGGGTCCCGCCCCGTCCCAGGGTGGCGCAGGCTCCGCCCCCTCGTCGGTCGAGTCAGCGGCTTCTTCTGGCCCCGCCCCTTCACCGGGCTCCGCCCCCTCTTCTGCGTCACCAGCGACACCCTCGCCACCAGCGCGCCTGCGCAAGACGCTGGACTTGGCGCTCAGCATCCTAGCCAACTGCTGTACTGAAGGGGCGTGCCGAGCTGAAGTGCGCAGACTCGGAGGCATTCTCCCATTGG TGACTATTCTTCAGTGTGTGAAGACAGACAGCATCCAGAACCGAACCGCCCGTGCTCTGGGGAACTTAGCCATGGAACCTGAGAGTTGCGGGGACATCCACTGTGCTG GTGCTGTTCCCCTGCTCGTGGAGAGCCTGACGGCCTTCCAGGACTCCCAGTGCCGCCAGAGTGTGGTCCGTGCCCTCCGCAACCTGGCGGACTCACCCCAGCACCGCCTGGCCCTGGCCCAGCAGGGAGCGGTGCGCCCACTGGCTGAACTTCTGGCTGCAGCGCCAGATCCTGCACTGACCTTGGCCTTGGTCCGTGCCCTCCTGGAGCTGAGTCGGGGCTGCTCCCGGGCCTGTGCTGAGCAGCTCAGTCTGGGTGGGGGACTCGGCCCACTGGTCGGCCTGGCCTCCCATCCCAAAAGAGCCGTGCGTGAGGCTACCATCTTGATCCTCGCCAACTTGTGTGCCCAGGGCCTGGTGCGGCCTGCCCTGGGCAATGCTGGGGGCGTGGAGGTGCTGTTGGGTGAACTCCGGCGGCGCCGGGGCCTCAACGGGGCAAGCCCAGCCTCCCAGCAGCCCCTGGTGCGGGCTGTGTGTCTGCTGTGCCGGGAGGCTATCAACCGGGCCCGGCTGCGAGATGCTGGGGGATTGGAGCTGTTGATGGGCTTGCTGCGGGATCCCCGTGCCAGCGCCTGGCACCCTCGTGTGGTGGCTGCCCTTGTGGGCTTCTTGTATGATACAGGGGCCCTGGGCCGGCTTCAAGCTCTGGGATTGGTACCTCTCCTGGCTGGGCAGCTGTGTGGTGAGGCTGGTgatgaggaagaagagggaagagaagctgcttcctgggacttccctgaggaGAGGACCCCAGAGCGGGCAGAGGCCGGAAGCTTCCGAAGCCTCCA GTCCTGGCTGATCTCCGAGGGTTATGCTGCAGGCCCGGGAGACATCTCTCCCGACTGGTCCCCGGAGTGCTGTCCGCCGCCGCCAGAACCGGCAGATCTGACCAGCCCCACCTCGCTGCGGACGCCCCGCGCCCTGCGCCCGCCTGGCCGCAGCCCCACCGCCTCTGCCGCCGAGGAGCCCTGGGGCCGCGAGGGGCCGGCGCTGCTGTTGCTGTCGCGCTTCTCCCAGGCTCCCGACCCCAGCGGGGCGCTGGTGACCGGCCCGGCCCTGTGCGGCCTGCTGGCCTACGTGACGGGCGCGCCGGGCCCGCCGAGCCCCCGCGCGCTGCGCATCCTGGCACGGCTCACCTGCAACCCCGCCTGCCTGGAGGCCTTCGTGCGCAGCTACGGGGCGGCGCTACTGCGCGCCTGGCTGGTGCTCGGCGTCGCCCCCGACGACTGGCCGGCGCTGCGCACCCGGCCAGCCCGCCGCAGCCAGCACCAGCACCGGGAGCTGG GTGAAATGCTGCTGCAGAACCTGACAGTGCAGGCTGAGTCGCCCTTCGGAGTGGGGGCCCTCACCCACCTGCTGCTCTCTGGGAGCCCGGAGGACCGTGTGGCCTGCGCCCTGACCCTGCCCTTCATCTGTCG GAAGCCCTCTCTGTGGCGGCGGCTACTTCTGGACCAGGGCGGCCTCCGGCTCCTCCTCTCGGCGCTTACTCGACCCGCTCCGCACCCGCTCTTCCTCTTTTTTGCCGCAGATTCCCTTTCCTGCCTCCAAGGCCTGGTGTCTCCCACGGGGAGCCCAGCTGTCCTACCTGCAATCCCCTTGGACCTAGACCCACCGTCCCCTTGCCTCTATGAACCTTTGCTGGGCCCAGCCCCCATGCCAGCTCCCGACCTCCACTTCCTGCTGGACTCAGGCCTCCGGCTCCCTGCCCAGCGAGCCGCCTCAGCCACTGCCTCCCCCTTCTTCCGGGCCCTGCTGGCTGGCAGCTTTGCCGAAGCCCAGATGGACCTAGTGCCCCTCCGGGGCCTGTCGCCCAGCGCAGCCTGGCCCATCCTGCATCACCTGCATGGCTGCCGGGGCTGTGGGGCTGCCCTGGGGCCTGTCCCTCCGCCAGGCCAGCCCCTGCTGGGCTCCGAAGCCGAGGAGGCTCTTGAGGCCGCTGGCCGTTTCCTGCtgccagggctggaggaggagctggaagaAGCTGTGGGCCGCATCCACCTGGGACCCCAGGGTGGCCCAGAGTCAGTGGGGGAGGTGTTCCGCCTGGGCCGGCCACGGCTGGCTGCCCACTGCGCACGCTGGACCCTGGGGCCGGGGCAGTGCCCCCGGAAGCGGGCCCTGGCTCTGGTGGGGCTTGTGGAAGCAGCCGGCGAGGAGGCTGGGCCCCTGACGGAGGCCTTACTGGCTGTGGTGATGGGGGTGGAATCGGGGGGCAAAGGTCCCAACCTAGACTGA
- the TGFB1I1 gene encoding transforming growth factor beta-1-induced transcript 1 protein isoform X2, producing MEDLDALLSDLETTTSHMPRSGALKERPPEPLTSPLTQMGPGESSGASGDKDHLYSTVCKPRSPKPAAPATPPFSSSCGVLGTGLCELDRLLQELNATQFNITDEIMSQFPSSKETAAEQKEDQSEDKKRPSPPPSPSPVLPKPSATSATLELDRLMASLSDFRVQNHLPASGPTPPPVPSSMSEDAPSPPGPTSKGSLDTMLGLLQSDLSRRGVPTQAKGLCGSCNKPIAGQVVTALGRAWHPEHFVCGGCSTALGGSSFFEKDGAPFCPECYFERFSPRCGLCNQPIRHKMVTALGTHWHPEHFCCVSCGEPFGDEGFHEREGRPYCRRDFLQLFAPRCQGCQGPILDNYISALSALWHPDCFVCRECFAPFSGGSFFEHEGRPLCENHFHARRGSLCATCGLPVTGRCVSALGRRFHPDHFTCTFCLRPLTKGSFQERAGKPYCQPCFLKLFG from the exons ATGGAGGACCTGG ATGCCCTGCTCTCTGACCTGGAGACCACAACCTCACACATGCCAAGGTCAGGGGCTCTAAAAGAGCGGCCCCCAGAGCCCCTCACGTCTCCTCTGACACAG ATGGGGCCTGGGGAATCTTCAGGAGCCTCTGGGGACAAAGACCATCTGTACAG CACGGTATGCAAGCCTCGGTCCCCGAAGCCTGCAGCCCCTGCCACCCCTCCATTCTCCTCTTCCTGCGGTGTCTTGGGCACGGGGCTCTGTGAGCTAGACAGGTTGCTTCAGGAACTTAACGCTACTCAGTTCAACATAACAG ATGAAATAATGTCTCAGTTCCCATCTAGCAAGGAGACAGCAGCGGAGCAGAAGGAGGACCAGTCTGAGGACAAGAAAAGGCCCAGCCC ccctcccagcccctcccctgttCTCCCAAAGCCTTCAGCCACCTCAGCCACCCTGGAGCTAGATAGACTGATGGCCTCACTCTCTGACTTCCGTGTCCAGAACCAT ctgccagcctcAGGGCCCACCCCACCACCAGTGCCAAGCTCCATGAGTGAGgacgccccctccccaccagggcCTACCAGCAAAGGCAGCCTGGACACCATGCTGGGGCTGCTTCAGTCTGACCTCAGCCGCCGTGGCGTTCCCACCCAGGCCAAGGGCCTCTGTGGCTCCTGCAATAAACCCATTGCTGGGCAA GTGGTGACTGCGCTTGGCCGTGCTTGGCACCCTGAGCACTTCGTTTGCGGTGGCTGTTCCACCGCCCTGGGAGGCAGCAGCTTCTTCGAGAAGGATGGAGCTCCCTTCTGTCCTGAGTGCTACTTCGAGCGCTTCTCTCCGCGATGTGGCCTCTGCAATCAACCCATCCGACAC AAGATGGTTACTGCCTTGGGCACCCACTGGCACCCGGAGCATTTCTGCTGCGTTAGTTGCGGGGAGCCCTTCGGAGATGAAG GTTTCCACGAGCGGGAGGGCCGCCCCTACTGCCGCCGGGACTTCCTACAGCTATTCGCGCCGCGCTGCCAAGGTTGCCAAGGCCCCATTCTGGACAACTACATCTCGGCGCTCAGTGCGCTCTGGCATCCGGACTGTTTCGTCTGCCGG GAATGTTTCGCGCCCTTCTCGGGAGGCAGCTTTTTCGAGCACGAGGGCCGCCCGCTGTGCGAGAACCATTTCCACGCGCGGCGCGGGTCTCTGTGCGCCACGTGTGGCCTCCCGGTGACTGGCCGATGCGTGTCGGCCCTGGGCCGCCGCTTCCACCCGGACCACTTCACCTGCACCTTCTGCCTGCGCCCGCTCACCAAGGGCTCCTTCCAGGAGCGCGCGGGCAAGCCCTACTGCCAGCCCTGCTTCCTCAAGCTCTTCGGCTGA
- the TGFB1I1 gene encoding transforming growth factor beta-1-induced transcript 1 protein isoform X1 → MGWEVQSLQAPGLGSSGKGGVKRTLGPGTGKVVGKGDNDNALLSDLETTTSHMPRSGALKERPPEPLTSPLTQMGPGESSGASGDKDHLYSTVCKPRSPKPAAPATPPFSSSCGVLGTGLCELDRLLQELNATQFNITDEIMSQFPSSKETAAEQKEDQSEDKKRPSPPPSPSPVLPKPSATSATLELDRLMASLSDFRVQNHLPASGPTPPPVPSSMSEDAPSPPGPTSKGSLDTMLGLLQSDLSRRGVPTQAKGLCGSCNKPIAGQVVTALGRAWHPEHFVCGGCSTALGGSSFFEKDGAPFCPECYFERFSPRCGLCNQPIRHKMVTALGTHWHPEHFCCVSCGEPFGDEGFHEREGRPYCRRDFLQLFAPRCQGCQGPILDNYISALSALWHPDCFVCRECFAPFSGGSFFEHEGRPLCENHFHARRGSLCATCGLPVTGRCVSALGRRFHPDHFTCTFCLRPLTKGSFQERAGKPYCQPCFLKLFG, encoded by the exons ATGGGCTGGGAGGTGCAGAGCCTGCAGGCGCCTGGGCTTGGGAGCTCTGGGAAGGGAGGAGTTAAAAGGACCTTGGGTCCAGGGACTGGGAAAGTAGTCGGGAAAGGAGACAATGACA ATGCCCTGCTCTCTGACCTGGAGACCACAACCTCACACATGCCAAGGTCAGGGGCTCTAAAAGAGCGGCCCCCAGAGCCCCTCACGTCTCCTCTGACACAG ATGGGGCCTGGGGAATCTTCAGGAGCCTCTGGGGACAAAGACCATCTGTACAG CACGGTATGCAAGCCTCGGTCCCCGAAGCCTGCAGCCCCTGCCACCCCTCCATTCTCCTCTTCCTGCGGTGTCTTGGGCACGGGGCTCTGTGAGCTAGACAGGTTGCTTCAGGAACTTAACGCTACTCAGTTCAACATAACAG ATGAAATAATGTCTCAGTTCCCATCTAGCAAGGAGACAGCAGCGGAGCAGAAGGAGGACCAGTCTGAGGACAAGAAAAGGCCCAGCCC ccctcccagcccctcccctgttCTCCCAAAGCCTTCAGCCACCTCAGCCACCCTGGAGCTAGATAGACTGATGGCCTCACTCTCTGACTTCCGTGTCCAGAACCAT ctgccagcctcAGGGCCCACCCCACCACCAGTGCCAAGCTCCATGAGTGAGgacgccccctccccaccagggcCTACCAGCAAAGGCAGCCTGGACACCATGCTGGGGCTGCTTCAGTCTGACCTCAGCCGCCGTGGCGTTCCCACCCAGGCCAAGGGCCTCTGTGGCTCCTGCAATAAACCCATTGCTGGGCAA GTGGTGACTGCGCTTGGCCGTGCTTGGCACCCTGAGCACTTCGTTTGCGGTGGCTGTTCCACCGCCCTGGGAGGCAGCAGCTTCTTCGAGAAGGATGGAGCTCCCTTCTGTCCTGAGTGCTACTTCGAGCGCTTCTCTCCGCGATGTGGCCTCTGCAATCAACCCATCCGACAC AAGATGGTTACTGCCTTGGGCACCCACTGGCACCCGGAGCATTTCTGCTGCGTTAGTTGCGGGGAGCCCTTCGGAGATGAAG GTTTCCACGAGCGGGAGGGCCGCCCCTACTGCCGCCGGGACTTCCTACAGCTATTCGCGCCGCGCTGCCAAGGTTGCCAAGGCCCCATTCTGGACAACTACATCTCGGCGCTCAGTGCGCTCTGGCATCCGGACTGTTTCGTCTGCCGG GAATGTTTCGCGCCCTTCTCGGGAGGCAGCTTTTTCGAGCACGAGGGCCGCCCGCTGTGCGAGAACCATTTCCACGCGCGGCGCGGGTCTCTGTGCGCCACGTGTGGCCTCCCGGTGACTGGCCGATGCGTGTCGGCCCTGGGCCGCCGCTTCCACCCGGACCACTTCACCTGCACCTTCTGCCTGCGCCCGCTCACCAAGGGCTCCTTCCAGGAGCGCGCGGGCAAGCCCTACTGCCAGCCCTGCTTCCTCAAGCTCTTCGGCTGA
- the TGFB1I1 gene encoding transforming growth factor beta-1-induced transcript 1 protein isoform X3 yields the protein MPRSGALKERPPEPLTSPLTQMGPGESSGASGDKDHLYSTVCKPRSPKPAAPATPPFSSSCGVLGTGLCELDRLLQELNATQFNITDEIMSQFPSSKETAAEQKEDQSEDKKRPSPPPSPSPVLPKPSATSATLELDRLMASLSDFRVQNHLPASGPTPPPVPSSMSEDAPSPPGPTSKGSLDTMLGLLQSDLSRRGVPTQAKGLCGSCNKPIAGQVVTALGRAWHPEHFVCGGCSTALGGSSFFEKDGAPFCPECYFERFSPRCGLCNQPIRHKMVTALGTHWHPEHFCCVSCGEPFGDEGFHEREGRPYCRRDFLQLFAPRCQGCQGPILDNYISALSALWHPDCFVCRECFAPFSGGSFFEHEGRPLCENHFHARRGSLCATCGLPVTGRCVSALGRRFHPDHFTCTFCLRPLTKGSFQERAGKPYCQPCFLKLFG from the exons ATGCCAAGGTCAGGGGCTCTAAAAGAGCGGCCCCCAGAGCCCCTCACGTCTCCTCTGACACAG ATGGGGCCTGGGGAATCTTCAGGAGCCTCTGGGGACAAAGACCATCTGTACAG CACGGTATGCAAGCCTCGGTCCCCGAAGCCTGCAGCCCCTGCCACCCCTCCATTCTCCTCTTCCTGCGGTGTCTTGGGCACGGGGCTCTGTGAGCTAGACAGGTTGCTTCAGGAACTTAACGCTACTCAGTTCAACATAACAG ATGAAATAATGTCTCAGTTCCCATCTAGCAAGGAGACAGCAGCGGAGCAGAAGGAGGACCAGTCTGAGGACAAGAAAAGGCCCAGCCC ccctcccagcccctcccctgttCTCCCAAAGCCTTCAGCCACCTCAGCCACCCTGGAGCTAGATAGACTGATGGCCTCACTCTCTGACTTCCGTGTCCAGAACCAT ctgccagcctcAGGGCCCACCCCACCACCAGTGCCAAGCTCCATGAGTGAGgacgccccctccccaccagggcCTACCAGCAAAGGCAGCCTGGACACCATGCTGGGGCTGCTTCAGTCTGACCTCAGCCGCCGTGGCGTTCCCACCCAGGCCAAGGGCCTCTGTGGCTCCTGCAATAAACCCATTGCTGGGCAA GTGGTGACTGCGCTTGGCCGTGCTTGGCACCCTGAGCACTTCGTTTGCGGTGGCTGTTCCACCGCCCTGGGAGGCAGCAGCTTCTTCGAGAAGGATGGAGCTCCCTTCTGTCCTGAGTGCTACTTCGAGCGCTTCTCTCCGCGATGTGGCCTCTGCAATCAACCCATCCGACAC AAGATGGTTACTGCCTTGGGCACCCACTGGCACCCGGAGCATTTCTGCTGCGTTAGTTGCGGGGAGCCCTTCGGAGATGAAG GTTTCCACGAGCGGGAGGGCCGCCCCTACTGCCGCCGGGACTTCCTACAGCTATTCGCGCCGCGCTGCCAAGGTTGCCAAGGCCCCATTCTGGACAACTACATCTCGGCGCTCAGTGCGCTCTGGCATCCGGACTGTTTCGTCTGCCGG GAATGTTTCGCGCCCTTCTCGGGAGGCAGCTTTTTCGAGCACGAGGGCCGCCCGCTGTGCGAGAACCATTTCCACGCGCGGCGCGGGTCTCTGTGCGCCACGTGTGGCCTCCCGGTGACTGGCCGATGCGTGTCGGCCCTGGGCCGCCGCTTCCACCCGGACCACTTCACCTGCACCTTCTGCCTGCGCCCGCTCACCAAGGGCTCCTTCCAGGAGCGCGCGGGCAAGCCCTACTGCCAGCCCTGCTTCCTCAAGCTCTTCGGCTGA